One Bombus pyrosoma isolate SC7728 linkage group LG7, ASM1482585v1, whole genome shotgun sequence genomic window carries:
- the LOC122568939 gene encoding protein split ends-like isoform X1, which translates to MFPTFIGILDIQSWWEVPSIAHFCSLFRAAFNLLDFDIEDLEEALLTDGGTEGRLVQELIVRLLEGCLPNDTRNDISTFNYQMFLRRLFRKKCQEYKCENPFNTDVDFELLPLRQKVEILRALCDFRLDAEDVEQSLGNLDSDSLRVEPLGHDRKNSAYWYFYGTRLYREDYIDTSNSISHKQKSKPRDKKRKRRRNRVAKEEEEEEEKKEDSLIHGKAKESVWQVVCFTQQDWSRLVEKFRDSEYDTERKLYRTLSEDFMPEIPKLFDLKEKQQRRKLLQRNSSRVLRSHEPTTQMETVMVRSKIKTKTNKGSKKGTQNSKNVYVKEETPPPLPSPPIQKKGRQTNNSLASAVGQIVIHTRDEVEGLEKKKGIGSNSDGNYVSSNYGYKYGYSFGIEEEERRVGMHKVLESLKDHVDAWPFIDPVDEEYAPRYYSVVRKPMDLSTMEEKLENGLYKSLSEFKRDFRLIVDNCRQYNGSDNEYTEMAFNLKEAFDKAVGRYLESETSSDEDPSSPKSFLATPTSPSCPSRISSPHQNRKRSKKSTKKSKSYKSESKGKSKANDKNDEEEKRGKNYKLPKKKRGKKKSKRAKDEESVNEEEQEEQESEDAMSESSVITAKRRKHVDGNNLLLKTKKLTSKESEEFKKIDKKVSKERHQQKKEAENLRPMKESKENKKRKEDFEEDYEPLVVVKSKNRKIEKKELEETEVFTDNAKKNKLKKTESHENEPLPENKEKTQHIKVKKNRKKEKTGLKAFKSDEKSEKSRTKDKEKKSKQKNDELKNGEISSEIDSKDLDLESDVDSKETHTSKKIPAFIGDKDIESLDGLKDKISERRREEKLKNEKEKQKKTGKNDLHNMYSKKVPSNGSTFHDSDKSSIKRPKLKKGIKEEKVPIMEDPVKTQDQEVAETKKVKVAQSKHTKGFGKEESSMQALNQATEQTLHDINKWLDDAPRLSEFSSGSDSPIFHSSSVESGRSGPKVEAPRKRPSSIKIFGPHGPSRPKKIQRTIDRLQPGKSKGNLLLKKPLNLPNVNAAEMTVQLTSDNDQTNKNTDEEPKLSLGTVLKNVDSIQLICKSLVSSPNPNFSNDDEEEDHNTLPAVPVSSLREEKTSGITTTQTAAIVEESKDNQSNAKDTQKPKTATPNLSAWFKAFGAPKSKKKDEESEDGITKKDGELQEVFCGRQRRMSTGGSSVSESVSSFSQESPPGRSGRSPQGQPIMASVEPQIRGAGFYQDALSTGSSPYNSPYYATPPRYSAQLPPTPSPQNHPLSPAYPSSSYEQAPLYSQISTQQSHQTFQKSPQENSGEMYHQLSPTFPQRSPQTNFPQNSTQNESYNQPLQSSNQSQSPVYSQHSPQPIQQIYPQPSPQPSPSNYSQPSPQQPSTPKYSQLSPQQNAANYSQPSPQAANYSQPSPQQPHSPYSQASPQAPPNYSQPSPQQQPSPYAQSPQQSSGYSQMSPQPPPSNYSQQSPQPPSNYSQQSPQPPSNYSQPSPQPPSNYSQASPQPPSNYSQPSPQPPSNYSQPSPQAPSSYSQPSPQPPSNYSQPSPQPPSNYSQSSPQPPSNYSQPSPQPPSNYSQPSPQPPSVYSQQSQSSNFSHPSPQTHSASYTQSSPQPLTTGYSQPSPQPRNYSQPSPQQIQTFPQHSPQAPPSYSQPSPQNAAYSQPQQSPQQQVKYSQPSPQQPANYSHSIHSPQTPQNYSQLSPQQPPPSNYSQPSPSPQQSRNYSQTSPSPQQSRNYSQPSPSPQQSHTYTQPAPSPQQTRTYSQPSPQQKSACTSQASQSSQQPSNYSQPSPQQSTNYSLQQPQPQSQKSAEEYPQAASTPSNYSHGYKQNHSYIQSSVSSTLNETEHRTDYLKSSTTEKSSSTEQQRNFAVPPEAASLNLNANHQIYQSPNQYPPTFGNNYSNIDLQRSVSRHGGQEQSQQQQQSSQERPSFTDLSNSLNAQKYAQQRSFLGKTSSTSEQLSTQDQSQILAFQQNLTAHESLYPSGFQSSGYPMPNSRPVYPSPHYFDASSKAATNSGPVNSSTSNLPPVKKRIYNESSTEASRGLTQETTARTGQEQFSFDPIMALPQPEAVSASQFDTAFVGNLADSVATNPAYARLGLGLVSRTGKEQQQLLTIPRPPQTKPEHLAYARSPVSGAAEIDLNLLQSLQTAAAKNTQGILSMSSSRRGGEASSSSTSTPVKTKKSRKSKQQQQEQQNVTSVSSAVSTEPQSGTGIPGFPQYTGTSADSIGLKNTTMVPPAGSAFNFAASTSTTTSSPFYDKDASAAAAAFAFLDEFRNPNSYYSMALRQQQQQQQQQVPPVTDATQQACNKLSNQPPRNYPPHPFLHSAQRSAAYGPPVSAYVTPHGPNLTMDPTAYQQYIHSLYALQPPPHHHRPSWL; encoded by the exons ATGTTTCCCACTTTCATCGGAATCCTAG acATTCAATCGTGGTGGGAGGTGCCAAGTATAGCACACTTCTGCTCATTATTTAGGGCTGCCTTCAATCTCCTGGACTTTGATATTGAG gaTTTAGAAGAAGCTTTGTTAACGGATGGTGGAACCGAGGGACGTTTAGTACAGGAGCTAATAGTCAGGTTACTTGAAGGTTGTTTACCAAATGACACGCGCAATGACATCTCAACCTTTAATTATCAGATGTTTCTTCGCAGactttttagaaagaaatgtcag GAATACAAATGTGAAAATCCTTTTAATACAGATGTAGATTTTGAGTTACTACCACTCCGtcaaaaagtagaaattttacgTGCTCTCTGCGACTTTCGGCTTGACGCTGAAGACGtg GAGCAATCATTAGGTAATTTGGACTCGGATAGCCTGCGAGTCGAACCTTTAGGACATGATCGTAAGAATTCTGCCTATTGGTACTTTTACGGCACTCGATTATATAGGGAGGACTACATTGATACTTCTAACAGCATCTCGCACAAACAGAAAAGTAAGCCTAGGGATAAAAAGCGTAAAAGACGACGAAACAGAGTGGcgaaggaggaagaggaagaggaggagaagaaggaggacAGTTTAATACACGGGAAAGCAAAAGAAAGTGTTTGGCAGGTTGTCTGCTTTACTCAGCAGGACTGGAGCCGTCtagttgaaaaatttcgtGATTCG GAGTACGATACCGAACGTAAACTTTACCGTACTCTGTCCGAGGATTTCATGCCTGAAATCCCGAAACTTTttgatttaaaagaaaaacagcaaAGGCGCAAattgttacaacgtaatagttCGCGTGTACTTCGAAGTCACGAACCAACGACACAAATGGAAACAGTCATGGTTAGATCGAAGATCAAAACTAAAACAAACAAAGGGAGTAAAAAGGGGACTCAGAATTCAAAGAATGTTTATGTTAAAGAGGAGACACCTCCACCCTTACCTTCACCGCCGATTCAAAAAAAAGGACGGCAAACTAATAATTCGTTGGCTTCAGCTGTTGGTCAAATTGTGATTCACACTAGGGACGAAGTAGAGGgattagaaaaaaagaaaggcatTGGAAGTAATAGCGATGGAAATTATGTATCCTCTAATTACGGATATAAATACGGTTACTCGTTTGgaattgaagaagaagaacgtcGTGTTGGAATGCACAAAGTTCTTGAAAGTCTCAAAGATCATGTGGATGCTTGGCCATTCATTGATCCTGTGGATGAAGAATATGCCCCAAG gtACTATAGCGTGGTGCGAAAACCCATGGACCTTAGTACAATGGAGGAGAAACTTGAAAATGGTTTATACAAAAGTTTAAGTGAATTCAAACGTGATTTTCGACTTATAGTAGATAATTGTAGGCAATATAATGGCTCTGATAATG AGTACACAGAAATGGCATTTAACCTTAAGGAAGCATTTGACAAAGCAGTGGGACGTTACTTGGAATCGGAAACATCTAGCGACGAGGATCCTTCGTCACCGAAGTCATTTCTTGCTACTCCCACATCTCCGTCGTGTCCTTCTCGCATTTCGTCTCCTCATCAGAATAGAAAACGTTCGAAAAAATCTACGAAAAAATCGAAATCATATAAATCTGAAAGCAAAGGAAAATCTAAAGCGAATGATAagaacgacgaagaagaaaaacggggcaaaaattataaacttccgaagaaaaaaagaggtaagaaaaagagtaaaagaGCAAAGGACGAAGAATCGgtaaacgaagaagaacaagaagagcaagaaagcgAGGATGCAATGTCTGAATCGAGTGTCATAACAGCAAAAAGAAGGAAGCACGTTGacggaaataatttattgttaaaaaccAAAAAGCTAACATCCAAAGAATCAGAGGAGTTTAAGAAGATAGATAAAAAAGTTAGTAAAGAACGTCATCAACAAAAAAAGGAAGCGGAAAATTTGCGGCCAATGAAAGAATCGAAAGAGAATAAGAAGCGAAAAGAGGACTTCGAAGAAGATTATGAGCCCCTAGTTgtcgtaaaaagtaaaaataggaaaatcgAGAAGAAGGAACTCGAGGAGACGGAAGTATTTACAGATAACGCGAAGAAGAACAAATTGAAGAAAACCGAATCTCACGAAAATGAACCATTACCggagaataaagagaaaacgCAGCATATCAAAGTTAAGAAGAatcgaaagaaggaaaagacgGGGTTAAAGGCTTTTAAATCTGACGAGAAGTCTGAAAAAAGCCGTACTAaggacaaagagaaaaaatcaaaacagaaaaacgatgaacTTAAAAACGGAGAGATATCGAGTGAAATAGATTCCAAAGATTTAGATTTAGAAAGCGATGTAGATTCAAAAGAAACACATACGTCTAAGAAAATTCCTGCATTTATAGGTGATAAAGATATAGAATCGTTGGATggtttaaaagataaaataagcGAGAGGAGGCGAgaggagaaattgaaaaatgagaaggagaaacagaagaaaactGGAAAAAACGACCTTCACAATATGTATTCAAAAAAAGTGCCTTCAAATGGTAGTACCTTTCATGACAGCGATAAATCCAGCATAAAACGACCAAAGTTAAAAAAgggaataaaagaagaaaaagttccTATCATGGAAGATCCTGTCAAGACTCAAGACCAAGAAGTCGCTGAGACTAAGAAAGTAAAAGTAGCTCAGTCGAAGCATACCAAAGGAtttggaaaagaagaaagctcCATGCAAGCATTGAATCAGGCAACAGAACAGACGCTTCAT GACATCAACAAATGGTTAGATGACGCACCAAGACTCTCTGAATTTTCTTCAGGAAGTGATTCtccaatatttcattcttcgtcCGTCGAATCTGGCCGATCAGGTCCAAAAGTAGAAGCACCAAGGAAACGACCAAGTTCCATCAAAATCTTCGGTCCTCACGGACCTAGCAGGCCCAAAAAGATCCAACGTACGATAGATCGCTTACAACCTGGAAAAAGTAAGGGAAATTTGCTTCTAAAAAAACCATTGAACTTACCTAACGTTAATGCTGCTGAAATGACCGTGCAATTGACCAGCGACAATGATCAAACGAACAAGAACACAGACGAAGAACCAAAACTTAGTTTAGGAACTGTTTTGAAAAACGTGGATTCCATACAgttaatttgtaaaagtttAGTTTCCTCGCCCAATCCCAATTTTTCTAACgacgatgaagaagaagaccACAATACTCTTCCTGCAGTTCCGGTGTCTAGTCTTAGAGAAGAGAAAACATCCGGAATAACGACAACGCAAACAGCTGCCATTGTAGAAGAGTCTAAAGATAATCAATCTAACGCGAAGGACACGCAGAAGCCCAAAACAGCGACACCAAATTTGAGTGCTTGGTTTAAAGCGTTCGGAGCGCCAaagtcgaagaagaaagatgaagAGTCGGAGGACGGTATAACGAAGAAGGATGGTGAATTGCAGGAAGTGTTTTGTGGTAGACAAAGAAGAATGAGTACCGGTGGTAGTAGTGTAAGTGAATCTGTTTCGAGTTTCTCCCAGGAGTCACCACCTGGACGTTCAGGTCGATCTCCGCAAGGTCAACCGATAATGGCTTCGGTCGAGCCACAGATTAGAGGAGCCGGATTCTATCAGGACGCTTTATCAACGGGAAGTAGCCCTTACAATAGTCCCTATTATGCTACACCTCCAAGATACAGTGCTCAATTACCTCCCACTCCATCCCCACAAAATCATCCGTTATCTCCAGCCTATCCATCATCATCGTACGAACAGGCGCCTCTTTATTCCCAGATATCGACCCAACAGTCGCATCAAACGTTTCAGAAATCACCTCAAGAAAATTCTGGGGAAATGTATCATCAGTTATCACCCACATTTCCTCAGCGATCTCCTCAAACTAATTTCCCTCAGAATTCAACACAAAACGAATCATATAATCAACCATTGCAATCTTCTAATCAGAGTCAATCTCCTGTTTATTCACAGCATTCACCACAACCCATACAACAAATATATCCTCAACCTTCTCCACAGCCATCACCATCGAATTATTCTCAACCATCTCCTCAGCAACCATCTACTCCTAAATATTCACAACTATCTCCGCAACAAAATGCTGCCAATTATTCTCAGCCATCTCCGCAAGCTGCTAATTATTCTCAACCTTCGCCTCAGCAACCACATTCACCTTATTCTCAGGCCTCTCCCCAAGCACCGCCAAATTATTCTCAACCATCTCCACAACAACAACCTTCTCCATATGCACAATCTCCACAGCAGTCGTCTGGATACTCCCAGATGTCTCCTCAACCACCACCATCAAATTATTCTCAACAATCGCCACAACCACCTTCCAATTACTCTCAACAATCGCCACAACCACCTTCCAATTATTCTCAGCCATCACCACAACCACCTTCCAATTATTCTCAAGCATCACCTCAACCACCTTCCAATTATTCTCAACCATCGCCACAGCCACCTTCCAATTATTCTCAGCCATCACCACAGGCACCTTCCAGTTATTCTCAACCATCGCCACAGCCACCTTCCAATTATTCTCAGCCATCGCCACAGCCACCTTCCAATTATTCTCAATCATCGCCACAGCCACCTTCCAATTATTCTCAACCATCGCCACAGCCACCTTCCAATTATTCCCAGCCATCGCCTCAACCTCCTTCAGTGTATTCTCAACAGTCtcaatcttcaaatttctcacATCCATCACCTCAGACACATTCTGCCAGCTACACGCAATCCTCACCTCAACCTCTCACAACAGGCTACTCCCAGCCATCGCCTCAACCTCGAAACTATTCTCAACCTTCACCTCAACAAATCCAAACCTTTCCTCAACATTCCCCACAAGCACCGCCTTCATACTCTCAACCTTCTCCTCAAAATGCAGCATATTCACAGCCTCAACAATCACCTCAGCAACAAGTTAAGTATTCTCAGCCTTCTCCTCAACAACCTGCCAATTACTCACATTCGATACACTCGCCTCAAACGCCACAAAATTATTCGCAGTTGTCTCCTCAGCAACCACCGCCAAGCAACTACTCTCAACCTTCACCATCGCCTCAGCAATCCCGGAACTACTCTCAAACGTCTCCATCGCCTCAACAGTCCCGTAACTATTCTCAACCATCGCCATCTCCTCAACAATCACACACTTACACTCAACCAGCGCCATCGCCTCAGCAAACCCGCACCTACTCTCAACCGTCACCTCAGCAAAAGTCCGCATGCACATCACAGGCGTCGCAATCTTCGCAACAACCTTCGAATTACTCGCAACCGTCTCCACAACAAAGTACAAACTACAGTCTACAGCAACCGCAACCACAATCACAAAAGAGCGCAGAAGAATATCCACAAGCTGCGTCGACGCCTTCAAATTATTCTCACGGATATAAACAGAACCATTCGTATATTCAGTCTTCAGTGTCGTCAACGTTAAACGAAACAGAACACCGGACTGATTACTTGAAATCTAGTACTACGGAGAAGTCTTCGAGCACGGAGCAGCAGAGGAATTTTGCTGTACCACCGGAGGCTGCATCGTTAAACCTAAATGCGAATCATCAGATTTATCAGTCACCAAACCAATACCCACCAACGTTTGGCaataactattctaatatcGACCTCCAGAGGTCTGTTTCGAGGCACGGCGGTCAGGAACAGtcacaacaacagcaacaatcGTCCCAGGAGCGGCCTAGTTTCACCGACCTCAGCAATTCTCTGAACGCTCAGAAGTACGCTCAACAGCGGTCGTTCCTTGGTAAGACGTCCAGTACCAGCGAACAACTCTCAACGCAAGATCAGTCGCAAATCCTAGCATTCCAACAAAATCTGACAGCTCATGAATCTCTTTATCCTAGTGGTTTCCAATCGTCTGGTTATCCGATGCCAAATTCTAGACCCGTGTATCCAAGTCCACATTACTTTGATGCCAGTTCAAAGGCTGCGACTAACAGCGGACCGGTGAACAGCTCGACCAGTAATTTGCCTCCAGTGAAGAAACGTATTTACAATGAATCATCTACAGAGGCGTCTCGCGGTTTGACGCAGGAAACGACAGCGAGAACGGGCCAGGAACAATTTAGCTTCGACCCCATAATGGCATTGCCGCAACCTGAAGCAGTTTCAGCTAGTCAATTTGACACTGCGTTTGTCGGCAACCTAGCCGACTCCGTAGCGACGAATCCAGCGTATGCACGTCTAGGCCTAGGTTTGGTCAGCCGTACTGGTAAAGAACAACAACAATTGTTGACCATTCCTCGACCACCACAGACGAAGCCAGAACACCTGGCGTATGCCCGTAGTCCAGTATCCGGCGCAGCGGAAATAGATCTGAATTTGCTTCAAAGTTTGCAGACGGCAGCAGCGAAGAATACACAGGGTATTCTGTCAATGTCGTCGTCTCGCAGAGGTGGAGAAGCGTCTAGTAGTTCTACGTCGACACCtgtgaaaacgaaaaagagcAGAAAGAGCAAACAGCAACAGCAAGAGCAACAAAACGTAACAAGCGTCTCGTCGGCGGTTAGCACGGAACCACAATCTGGTACAGGTATACCTGGTTTTCCACAATACACGGGAACATCAGCTGACTCGATTGGTCTAAAGAATACCACCATGGTTCCACCAGCTGGGAGTGCCTTTAATTTCGCTGCGTCAACCAGTACCACGACCAGTTCACCTTTCTACGATAAAGACGCATCAGCTGCAGCGGCTGCGTTCGCATTTTTGGATGAGTTTCGAAATCCAAATAGTTACTATAGCATGGCGCTCaggcaacagcagcagcaacaacaacagcaagtTCCGCCAGTTACGGATGCCACGCAACAAGCCTGTAACAAGCTTAGCAATCAACCGCCAAGAAATTATCCGCCTCACCCTTTCCTTCATTCCGCTCAGAGATCAGCAGCTTACGGGCCTCCTGTGTCTGCTTATGTAACGCCTCATGGGCCAAACTTAACGATGGATCCGACCGCTTATCAACAGTATATTCATTCCCTGTACGCGCTTCAACCGCCGCCCCATCATCATCGACCGTCCTGGCTTTAG